From the Candida dubliniensis CD36 chromosome 2, complete sequence genome, the window aatcAGTTTTTGGATTTTAGTTGGTGTAATTGGTATTAGTTTCAAAAATGCAAATAATGTATATCCCAATTTTGTGCACCAGTTGTACCAACACGCCTTTTTTGGATCggataaaataaataataatcgaTAATATCTCAGAAGAACAAGTGACTTAATCACTTTAGGTAATTAATATCCGAAAATAAAGTGAACGTTGTTTCTTAAAAGTATATGATTTAAAGTAATAACAGCCTTAAGCGAAACTAAAATAGCTTGaatgttgttattattcaataaGGTTTGTTGGAATTGAAAAGGGAAAAAGAATACAATCGGAACAATAgaagacaaaaaaataagcaACGGTGAACTCGAGAGATTGCAAGGTGATCTCTTCTCATATTTATAGTTCAAACATCTCGAATAAtcacaattattaatttgaGAGCAATGAATGAAAAACCAAGACCTTGTCAGTTAGAAATTATCATAGCCATTGGCAAATGTAGTTTTCCTATCCATTCAGGAGGAGAAAATGGAGTTCCTTGAGCATTCAatgttttttatttaaactTTTCATAGTCTACGAATATGTGGATTTACTTGTTTTCAGTCTTTAAATTCTACAAATGGTAAAAGGATCAACTCAatgcaaaaaagaaaacagaaCTGATGAACAAGCCCTTATATTTAAAGTTTAACACTCATAGCATTGGTTGTTTAAGTTGTGAAATTCTGAGTACAAAAAATTTAGTTTTCACCTAACCATACAAGTTTTGGATATAAGAGCAGCCACAGATGAAGTATTGTTAAAAAGTTTGTTCATTGAGTTGTGAATGAAATAGATAGTTTTGGACTGTTATACTACTGAAATTCGACACACCAAACTAGCCAAAGTGTTATTTCTTCCCTTTCCATTGTTGAAATCCCAAGTCTATTCCATTTTgcagctttttttttttgaatattattatttcttctttgccTTGTGACGGACAATGTTTGTGTCTATTCACTGTGTGCAGGATAATGtcgttttcatttttaaatagATTTGCGCATCATCATTTTGCAAATTCTTTTCCCAAACTAGAAGCTAACAAGCACAACCACCTATATTAGACTTAACAACTAATATTACATGGGATATATttcaaactaaaaacaaatagTCCTATCTACATggggttttttttgttaagtttttttttttgcctcTCCTTTCACGCCTtgggaaaaagaaacaaaaaaaaaaagctagTGAAACTCCCTTCTATTGTTTGTTCATGGCAAGTGTAATTCTCCACAGATTGTATTCTTAGAGACGGAAATCTGTAGAGTTTGTTAAAATATAACAATCGTGTCTAAGATTCTGGCGGACGGGATTCCAGAAATAAAGAGTAAGTTTGCCAGCCAGCatataattattcaattgcCAGTGCTATTTAGATTGTCTTTCAATTGGTAATGATGCCAATGACAATtacatcatcattatcaacgAGTTTGACATACAgctttaattatttttatagATATGTAATAAGTAATGGATTACGTAATAATCCCTTACCACTTGCAACTTTAAAATCACagataaaatattttgtttttaaacAGCACCTGTGgttgagaaaaaaaaaaagactaaaaaataaaaatagaGTTTCTATTGTTAGTATTTCGGTATAACATATATCCGTGGCTAAAATAGGcgaaataaaaaaaaaaatgttcaAAAACTGAATGAACAAATAAAgaatacaaaaaataaaaccgatacaaaattacaaaatcaTGAATCGGTGAGTTTCAAAACCAACTTATTATAATTCTATTTagcaaattataataattctaactatcaaaattattataaattcaaGAATAAGCAATAATTCTAATCGGTTTCTACTAAAGCAGATAATCAGATGTTTTTACAACAGATTCAGAACTAGAAACGATGATAAAGAGCACTATAAAATAATGTTACAAAGGCAACAATGCATCAACACTCAagagaacaagaacaatcCCGTTTGCTGCATAACTTAGTTTATGCACCAATGATGACGTTGATATAATTGTTAAAGATTGTCTTATACttccaatttcaatttttgggTTTCCAAAtagtaatattattaatggcTTGTCGGGGATAATTTAGCTAAGGTATAGTAATGACGTCTATCAAGAACTTGATTTCAACTGTAGTTAACATCGAATCGAGATATACATTTGAttttacaaaaagaaaaaacattTCTTTAACAATAGAGCAgtatataaacaataattcaaatcgGTCACAAcagaaattttttgttgttttcccGTTATTTGTTAAAcgattttattaaaactAATTAAATAATCGATTTACGAAAATACCACGTTAGCCTTGGGTACTATTTCTTTTGCAactaaatttgaaaacttcCGGACTTTATTTCAGCTTCTTGACAATTGGTAGTTGATTATTGTGGctcttttgaaattaaaataaaaatcataCAAaccttgaaaaaaaaaaaaagcaacaaaAGTAGCTCTTTCAAAGAAAAGTGATCCTAACAGCAAGCTTTCTGGTTGTGTCGGCCATCCATTAAAGTTTATGTATAACATTGACGTCAACAAAAATCTCAATTGAAGCTTACCAATATATACATCAGAAGTTTAGTTATAAACTGAAACTTTCAGAGTTGTAGCAaagaccaaaaaaaaaaaagaaatagacAGTGAATAAAACTGAATCCAAGCAAAACCTGAAAAGTCTAATTTCAATGATGTGCTTCTAGAacataattcaaattgtttcaaGTGAGGGAGCATGCATACATTAGCCTTGGGTATAGACGAAAAGATCTAAAATAACAGCGATTTGTGGAGTACATatataaaagaaataagaaaaagatatatatatctctTAGTGCACGGATTTCCGTTAGTGCTAAGTCCTTTAAAATACTCGTGGCTATACCAGAAAAGGGAAATAATATCCATTCTCAAACTTTCTACCTTATACATATCTTGTTGTGGTGACGGTAAATTCCGATTTTTGTCATTTTGCTTGCTTGATTAATAGGTTGAAATTGATCTACTCTGGGagtaataattcaaatgcttgttttgttgttggggAAATTTCATATGAGTTTGATCTTGATTGAGAATTGTGTCAAGAATTATCTATCAATctatatttttaaaataagcatttgaaaagaatattGCTGCTCATCAAAAAACTGGAgttatatttgaattatgaGAACAATTCCTTCTTGTCTTGCAATAATGGACTTAACAGTTTCTAAGAAGCAGATTGATGAGGCAAGTTTTCACAAACCTTTATTATATagattctcttttttttagcaAAGATTTCATCAAATCTTTGGTCAATTGTAGACTCACCTTCTGCTATTAGCGGCtttgctttctttttacTTGGTTTGCATTCAGTGATTgcaaatgaatataatcTTGCCGGAAATCAGTTTACCTTCcttctctttttttggCTGCTAAAAGATcgaaaaatgaaaaaaatagagAAGTTTATCTTTTGTAAATTCAATACACGACCCAtctattatcaatttttacaaactgaatatttttcattggcGTTTCAAAAATGGGAATGTTAAACTTCTCACGTGattctttaataaatcaaaaactaaaaaaaagaaaacgaGGGCTCTACTGTTAAGGGttggttctttttttttttttttttttttgacacGAGTTAACTATCGAATTATACCACGTATTCAAAGACTAGTCCCCTCTGTACAATCCACAAATTAGCTTTTTGATTATCTCTCTCAGGCCAATTATTGActattcaattcatcacaGTTATACACATATGAGCCATGGAAGAGGTCGTTGTTCCAAGACATGGAGATCATCATaacatcaatatcaaatacggatttttcatatttgcCCTAACGATCATTcaaacaatatttttccTTCAAGtgaaatttattcaaatcaaacGATGGAATAGTACTGGACGATTCAGTAAATTCTGGTCCCAAATAACCAACCCTCCAATATGGTTAATGGTTACTGTTTGGCTATTAATTGTAATTTTCACTGGGGGTCATAAAATATCAGATTTCCTGGAAGAATATATCATATCGGCAAAAAGATATGGTAGAATGGCATATTGTTTAATACCATTGAACATATATCTAGTATTGCGTCCCACAAACTCGCCATTGTTGAAACCAGGTTATTATTTAGAAAATATGAGTTTACATAAATGGACTTCACGGATAATCGTCTTTTGTAGTACTATTCATGCAGCAGGATATGTCTATAAATGGATTAAAGAAGGGGCCATATTGAATAAACCATTCAGATTTCTTAATTTGTTAGGGGTGgttgtatttgtttttttggttgttttgGCCATTATTTCAATCAGACCATTCAGAAGAAAAGTGTATTCAACGTTTTATCTCATTCATAATGTCACTGCTTGGTCAATGGTCATTCTTATAACTTTCCACGCTCGGCCCGGGGTGACAGTTTTTGCAGTAATtagtttaattttattagggtatcaattatatttaagATATTATTCTTCCTATATGGTCAATTCATTGAAGGTTATTGATATCCCCACTTCAACTTTACAAATCATAAAAATCCCTCAATCGAATAAATTCCCCAATTGGTTGCCCGGATCACACATTAGATTAAATTATACAATTctgaaattcaaatcatgGACAACGGCTAGTCATCCATTTACAGTAGTCACTATTCCGGAAGATTCTACTAATAATCTCACTTTGATTGTTAGAAAACCAAACAGCTTTGTTATTAACCCATTGGATAGTTATCTAGTAACTGGTCCTTACCCATCTCTTGCTCCCCCATTTTTTACTACTGCCAACATTGTCAACATAATATGTGGTGGATCAGGGATCTCTTTGGGTTTAccaatttatcatcatttcaAGAGCATTAATCTGACTGTTCCGGTGAAGTTGGTGTGGACAATAAGGAACCAGAACGATACTTTtataatgaatcaattggatATGACTGGGGTTCAAGTATATGTTACATCTATTGGTGATACTAACTCTGAACAGCaagaaaatcaacaacaagctGTTCCATTATTTGTCAttgaggaagaagaagaggaacAAGGACATggattattaaataatgataatgaaaacGGAATTGAACTTCAAAATATGCCTAAAACTAATGAAGAAAGTAGCGAGGCTAACAGTACTAACagtaaaaataataaagacaatcaagaaagaaaagaatatttcaaatttggtCGAccaaaatttgatgaagttTTTGCTATCGATGACCCAACGACAACTTATGATTTAGATAATAGTTGGGTAATTGCTTGTGGACCTGATGAATTGATATCGGATGCTAAACGTTGGTCAAAAGATAGAGGATATAGATTTTACtatgaaaaatatgaaatgTGAATATAGGAGTATTTCTGTTAGTGCCGTTATTACTATTTCTGATTTTACACAAACGCATTCTAATCTGGCTTGTAAAAAACTTAAAAGACGCTTGGTTTACAATCTATTTTTAGGAGTAGGTGGGGCGGTGGAGAAGTTCCGTGATTATCCACATACATACTCACAGATGTTTATGTATCCGCTTATGTAATCATACTTATCTGTAGAGTTTGCATTGTGGcattaatattgaattgcgttctattgttcaatttcctttgcattttattttattttgtcgTCTACTTTTATATTCCACAAGATGGTGCATCTGGTATGTACAAACTTTCATGACGAAAAATTCGAGATTGATCTTATCTGGTAGTACTTACCTAATCTCATGcacacattttttttttttttctttcaaagtGTAGTAATGTCggatcattattattatgtcTTGTCGAGAGAGAAGATTGACGTAATACGGTCCtgttttgtatttattCCTTTGAATAGAGAAAGTATTTGCTATTGGGAATAGAATTGATGCTATGAATATTAGGAGCtgacaaaaaataaaaaatatacaCTTGTAGCCAAATAAATATGCTAATACAGTACAAAGGTTTGTGAAACTGAATCCTCTAGCTTgtagtttcaatttttcaagtCCAAGTCTCATTTCAAATATCATCTGATAATAGAAACTGAAATAATATTACAAGCACCAGAGTATGCCAAGTTTTACCCATACATAAagttataataattgtGGTAAAAGTGACATCATCAAACTTCACTGGTATTAAAAACacaatcaattttgaatttgtgCGAGATGGgaagagagagaaagagagagagaaaaataatataaaacaaaatacaTGAATCATGGCAATATcgattgaaaaatattttcatctttttGGTATGAACCGTCATCATACGTCATGGCCGTGAAACAGGAGACCCTCCCTTTAACAATCCCATTAGCAACAAATCCAGAAGTGACAACGacatcatcaaaatttgCCTATCAGAATCTCGATGATTTGAACGATCCCAGAAAGGCGTATTTACTGCCCCTTGCTGTCATTGCGctaattgatttgaatgcATTTTTTGCACAAGTTGAACAAATACGGTTAAATTTAACCGATCAGGACCCAGTTGTGTGTGCCCAATGGAACTCTGTTATTGCTGTCAGTTACGCGTGCCGAAAATTTGGCATCACCAGAATGGATTCAATTGCGTCTTGCAAATCGAAATGTCCCAATGTAATCATTGCTCATGCTGCAGTTTATAAAAAGGGAGAGTCACACTGGGCGTATATCGAGGGATTGCCTACTATCAACAATCACAAAGTGTCATTGGATCCCTACCGACGAGAAAGCAGAAAGATTTTACGTATCATTAGTAAATCATTTGACTTGACAGAAAAGGCAAGTGTCGATGAATGCTACATTGATCTTGGCAGagaaatttataaaagaTTGATAGATTTGTTCCCACAATTATCAAGGAGTTCTCGTGATAATCCTGAAAACGGCTATGCTAATTTGCCCTTAATACCGTCAATTTTACCCTTGGATTTGAAATGGGAGGGGGAAATAATTAACTcagaaaaggaaaaaacTATGGACAATGGAAACCTGTCGCCGCCACCACCTGTAATAGAAGATTGGGAtgatatttgttttattataGGTTCACAGATATTATTGGAAGTGCGTAAAGATATCTTTGCGGAACTAGGATATACCACATCTGCAGGGTTAGCAAGAACGAAACAGGTGGCTAAGTTAGCGGCAGGATTTAAGAAACCTGATGCTCAAACAATAATTAGGAATTCTGCCATTAATAGTTTTTTAAccaattttgaattgaCAGATGTTACCGGTATGGGTGGGAAATTAGGGGAATCgatcattaataaaataaacgTGCCACCacaaataaattcaatcagTTTTATTCGAGAGAATTTCAGTATTGActcaattaaagaaaaattgggaGGGGAACTTGGGTTGAAGGTTTATAATATTTGCCGAGGCACAAATGCTATTGAACTACAATCATTGATCGAAGTTAAATCAATGACATCAACTAAAAATTTCACTAGCTTTCTGGTAAATAATCTATTTGACGCTTACGATTGGTTAAAAGTATTTGCCGGAGATCTACATAATCGACTAATTGACTTGGACAATGAAAATATCGAATTATCGTCAACAGAATTGTCCAACAAGTCCAAGGGAATAATGAAAAGACCAAAGACTCTAACCTTGGGTGTGCTCTCACAGAACGGAACCAGGCAAACCAGGCAAATGCAAATACCTATTCACAAAGATCTTGACAAAATGAAAgatattttctttgaaaacGGCTGTGTCTTATTAAGAGAGTTTTTGGAATTCAACACACACGTTAGTTTATTGAATAGCCGTACTCCTGTAAAGGAGCTTTTCATATGGAACCCAAAGAAAGTCAAAATTGTGGAATTAATAAACATTTCTTTGAccatttcaaaatttgttcTGGTGGAAGACAGATTTTCTCTTTTGAAAACCACAGATactcaattcaataaagaGGAACACATTGCCAAACTATTTCGCGACTATGAACAAGCACCGGAAACAATGAGATATTCACCACCACCGCCGCCACCACCTCCAccgcaaaaaaaaaggagcAAGAACGGTCAGTTGGATATTTTTGAGTCtctaaagaagaaatcaaagCCTGATGACCTTCTAGAAGAACTCATAAAGACAAAAAAGTGTCTGAGATGCAAACTTAGTGTGGATGATCCTATAGAGCATAACGATTACCATATAGCAATGGATTTATCAAACAAACTAAATAATCATTAAATATACACAAAAGATTTGTTGTCAGCTcgctgttttttttttttttttggtagtTTTCATTAGTGATATTTTGATCTCCTCATTCCATATTGGAAACCAACTTCATGATTCGTTCACGATCTTGTCGTTGATGttctttttcctttaaTACCGACTCAGCAAACTTGGTGTCACTTGGAAGTTGAAGTTTCTTGATATCTGTAGCTTTACCTTTTCTAGTTAACAACCCAAACGAAACTTTGCTCTTGTCAGTTGAAGGAGTTAcaagatttttttcaacaaatagTTTCCGTGGTGTTGgcattaataatttatttctaTTAGAGGAATTCTGTGACGAAGATAAATCGTAGGAATCAATCAAAATCTTTTGGTACTCTTTATCAAGATCATCCATGAACTTCTTTTCGGCTTCTAAACGCAACCTGTCTTCTTCAGAGACTCCTTCGCTTTCAGTGTCACTAATATCATCTTCTCGCTCACTCTCCtcatcattatcttcttcaCTCTCGCCATCTTCATCGTCCTCGTCGTCCtcgtcatcttcatctGAGTCAATGTCTTCACCATTGTCATAATCTTCAGTAACGTCCtcgtcgtcatcatcatcatcaaccaCCAACGCCTCATCGCTGTTGTCCAAATAGGATTCTGCCTCCCTTTTTCTCTGAATCAGCTCTTGGAGTCTTTTTCCTATCTCTTGTAAAGTGTCATACCGCTTAACGGTAGGTATGCTTTTGTATTTGGTGAACAAGTCGTTTAATTTAAAGTCTAGCTCAACAGGTAATGGCTTCTCCTTGCAAAACAAGTAATACTGCAAAAATGTTATAAAAACTCCCAATAAATCTTTATTTATGTCATTCCTTTTCTTCAACTCAACTGCACGATTATGTGCTTTCTTTTTCGAAAGTACGTCAGTATCAATAAagattgattttaaattgttcaacAATGAACAACACAACTGGATTCTGAAGTAGTTATCtggtaaatcaatttcaacatcCCAGTTATTCGGTAAAGGTTGGTTATTTGGGTGACCAAAGCAAAGAATCCGgtataataaatcattaacaagtttgaaatttattacCCTATGGTTGTACATTTCCGCGACAAACTTGACCTGTGCCATTCTAACTCTATTCATTCTATAATCATTGAGTTCCAATCCACGGATGATATTCTCGATTGTGGTGTCAACGGtataaacaacaattttctTATATTTGGTGAAGTATACTTCTAAAACAGCAGCCAATGCTGTAATGTTGTCgtaattaatcaattcagGATGGGCAAAGCAATCTAAAATTGTAGCGCAGCATTCCTCCTCTTGTTTCatatgaattttttttaacaagTTTACTACCAATGGAAGTGATGTATTATCCAATTCAACCCTGATTAAtctttgaataaattgCAGTTTTGGAGATAATTCAGGCTTTGTCTGCAATGATTTCACCTTTGTTGTTGGGGGCTCAACAATAAGAAGTAAGTTATTTATTGCTAGTTTGTCGTTAATTTTTAAGTTAGGTCTCTTCAGTGTTTCCTTCAACATGTCAATCATTTCTCGCATCAAATCTTTATAATCAGGATCATTCAATGAGAATCGACCCACATGTTCATAAAACACAGAAAGGATGTCAATGTTATTTGTAGAGGTGATATTCAAAGTCAATTTTCGGATTTTGTGAAATATTATGTGTGTTGGGATCATTTTGAACTTAATCATTTCAacgaaaaataaaatattcttaaaattcaatttgttttgataaaGCTGCGATCTGAAACCTTTGTCCAAGTAGTTGATTAATTCTTCTATCAAGTCAGATAGGTTCACTTCGTTTATTTTGAGAAACCTAGTGTAGTACTTCAAGCTGTCGATACTTGCAGTGTCCACgaaaaatttcataattctatttttggTCGCCTTATTGTTTAAGTTTAAGTTGTTGAATTCAACCACCAATTGATCCAATTCATATGAGTTgatattttccaatttttgcAAAAAAGCTTGAATTCTCTCTCCATCTCTGGATTGTGATGTCCGTGATTCTTTGTCTGTGTTTGGATGTGCCTCGATTAGCTCGCCTACCAGAGGAATCACAGTGTAAAAATTCTTTTCCTTAATATCTTCCCAAACCCCATTGAGATCGTCTTCGTTCATAG encodes:
- a CDS encoding ferric reductase transmembrane component, putative (7 probable transmembrane helices predicted by TMHMM2.0 at aa 15-37, 58-80, 95-112, 133-155, 165-187, 194-216 and 221-238;~Similar to S. cerevisiae FRE8;~In S. cerevisiae: protein with sequence similarity to iron/copper reductases, involved in iron homeostasis; deletion mutant has iron deficiency/accumulation growth defects; expression increased in the absence of copper-responsive transcription factor Mac1p.), translated to MEEVVVPRHGDHHNINIKYGFFIFALTIIQTIFFLQVKFIQIKRWNSTGRFSKFWSQITNPPIWLMVTVWLLIVIFTGGHKISDFSEEYIISAKRYGRMAYCLIPLNIYLVLRPTNSPLLKPGYYLENMSLHKWTSRIIVFCSTIHAAGYVYKWIKEGAILNKPFRFLNLLGVVVFVFLVVLAIISIRPFRRKVYSTFYLIHNVTAWSMVILITFHARPGVTVFAVISLILLGYQLYLRYYSSYMVNSLKVIDIPTSTLQIIKIPQSNKFPNWLPGSHIRLNYTISKFKSWTTASHPFTVVTIPEDSTNNLTLIVRKPNSFVINPLDSYLVTGPYPSLAPPFFTTANIVNIICGGSGISLGLPIYHHFKSINSTVPVKLVWTIRNQNDTFIMNQLDMTGVQVYVTSIGDTNSEQQENQQQAVPLFVIEEEEEEQGHGLLNNDNENGIELQNMPKTNEESSEANSTNSKNNKDNQERKEYFKFGRPKFDEVFAIDDPTTTYDLDNSWVIACGPDELISDAKRWSKDRGYRFYYEKYEM
- a CDS encoding nonsense-mediated mrna decay protein, putative (Similar to S. cerevisiae NMD2), encoding MTIELDKRRKELHILNVKSWAGEFTYETAAKLDSSLKKNSTFIKKVKSISNESSSSILKDIQTLSIEKYLSEVLTSLTEALSKVSKSDDILAAMEVVSALHQRFTSQFSPMLLVNMLVAISNPGPNEVTDEKEDTSRILRQRNLLKLIMEFYIIGIFTNLKMCSKDIIPDEILVKYAKSASEPIIIVVLKDLLTYKIKSGNTLAIVQSFLKRFKHIIYDSTNELLQFEVRNVLQQIFTIYTRTIFETSVELKKRVHQVTEKGKKASIRTGRILEENQIEIESVTKLFEKFKSTSEFVSSILDVPLPNELQADDQDKEGEEPTNAVVEVVKSKSMNEDDLNGVWEDIKEKNFYTVIPSVGELIEAHPNTDKESRTSQSRDGERIQAFLQKLENINSYELDQLVVEFNNLNLNNKATKNRIMKFFVDTASIDSLKYYTRFLKINEVNLSDLIEELINYLDKGFRSQLYQNKLNFKNILFFVEMIKFKMIPTHIIFHKIRKLTLNITSTNNIDILSVFYEHVGRFSLNDPDYKDLMREMIDMLKETSKRPNLKINDKLAINNLLLIVEPPTTKVKSLQTKPELSPKSQFIQRLIRVELDNTSLPLVVNLLKKIHMKQEEECCATILDCFAHPELINYDNITALAAVLEVYFTKYKKIVVYTVDTTIENIIRGLELNDYRMNRVRMAQVKFVAEMYNHRVINFKLVNDLLYRILCFGHPNNQPLPNNWDVEIDLPDNYFRIQLCCSLLNNLKSIFIDTDVLSKKKAHNRAVELKKRNDINKDLLGVFITFLQYYLFCKEKPLPVELDFKLNDLFTKYKSIPTVKRYDTLQEIGKRLQESIQRKREAESYLDNSDEALVVDDDDDDEDVTEDYDNGEDIDSDEDDEDDEDDEDGESEEDNDEESEREDDISDTESEGVSEEDRLRLEAEKKFMDDLDKEYQKILIDSYDLSSSQNSSNRNKLLMPTPRKLFVEKNLVTPSTDKSKVSFGLLTRKGKATDIKKLQLPSDTKFAESVLKEKEHQRQDRERIMKLVSNME
- a CDS encoding DNA polymerase eta, putative (Similar to S. cerevisiae RAD30;~In S. cerevisiae: RAD30 gene product (DNA polymerase eta) is involved in the predominantly error-free bypass replication of DNA lesions, catalyzes the efficient and accurate synthesis of DNA opposite cyclobutane pyrimidine dimers; homolog of human POLH and bacterial DinB proteins.;~Protein similar to S. cerevisiae protein with role in nucleotide excision repair; down-regulation associated with azole resistance.), whose protein sequence is MAVKQETLPLTIPLATNPEVTTTSSKFAYQNLDDLNDPRKAYLSPLAVIALIDLNAFFAQVEQIRLNLTDQDPVVCAQWNSVIAVSYACRKFGITRMDSIASCKSKCPNVIIAHAAVYKKGESHWAYIEGLPTINNHKVSLDPYRRESRKILRIISKSFDLTEKASVDECYIDLGREIYKRLIDLFPQLSRSSRDNPENGYANLPLIPSILPLDLKWEGEIINSEKEKTMDNGNSSPPPPVIEDWDDICFIIGSQILLEVRKDIFAELGYTTSAGLARTKQVAKLAAGFKKPDAQTIIRNSAINSFLTNFELTDVTGMGGKLGESIINKINVPPQINSISFIRENFSIDSIKEKLGGELGLKVYNICRGTNAIELQSLIEVKSMTSTKNFTSFSVNNLFDAYDWLKVFAGDLHNRLIDLDNENIELSSTELSNKSKGIMKRPKTLTLGVLSQNGTRQTRQMQIPIHKDLDKMKDIFFENGCVLLREFLEFNTHVSLLNSRTPVKELFIWNPKKVKIVELINISLTISKFVSVEDRFSLLKTTDTQFNKEEHIAKLFRDYEQAPETMRYSPPPPPPPPPQKKRSKNGQLDIFESLKKKSKPDDLLEELIKTKKCSRCKLSVDDPIEHNDYHIAMDLSNKLNNH